The following proteins are encoded in a genomic region of Nicotiana sylvestris chromosome 4, ASM39365v2, whole genome shotgun sequence:
- the LOC138890019 gene encoding uncharacterized protein codes for MQYRFLVMDISIMIRRKKRSVRGRPRVRWGALTKDEAQELEGKLSAMGAWRSSGDANTIWSTTVDYKRKVAREVLGISSGYTSGHKGDWWWNAVVQGKVEENKAAYPRLVGRTGEEEKRANSKRYKVARKEAKMAVTEAKTAGFARLYEELGNKGGDK; via the coding sequence ATGCAATATAGgtttttggtgatggacattagtattatgataaggaggaagaagcGGTCAGTACGAGGCCGTCCGAGagttaggtggggcgccttgactaaggatgaagctcaggagttggaaggaaagttatcggcaatgggagcttggagaagtagtggggacgcaaacactataTGGTCGACGACGGTGGACTATAAAAGGAAGgtggcgagagaggtgttagggatatcttcgGGCTACACcagtggccacaaaggagactggtggtggaatgcagttgtccaaggtaaagtggaagaaAATAAGGCGGCTTACCCACGGTTAGTAGGGAGAACtggcgaggaggagaagagagcgaacagtaagaggtataaggtagctaggaaggaggcgaagatggcagtaacGGAGGCTAAGACAGCAggttttgctcgtctgtatgaggaactagggaacaaaggtGGGGATAAGTAG